The DNA sequence CGTTTCTAGGCCATATAGTGTCCAAAGATGGGGTAGAGGTGGACCCTGCGAAAATTGAAGCAGTGAAGAGCTGGCCAAAACCAAAAACCGCAAGTGAGGTTCGGAGTTTCGTCGGACTAGCTGGATATTATAGGAGATTCGTTGAAGGGTTCTCAAAAATAGCCACACCATTGACGAATTTGACTCGAAAGCAACAAAAATTTGCATGGACAGATAAATGTGAGGAAAGCTTTCAGACATTGAAAGATAAACTCATAACGACACTCGTCTGTGTGTTCCAACTAACAAAGACAAATTTGTAGTATATTGCGACACATCAAAGCAAGGGCTTGGGCGTGTGTTGATGCGT is a window from the Cannabis sativa cultivar Pink pepper isolate KNU-18-1 chromosome 1, ASM2916894v1, whole genome shotgun sequence genome containing:
- the LOC133032644 gene encoding uncharacterized mitochondrial protein AtMg00860-like — encoded protein: MDLMNRVFKEYLDKFVVVFIDDILIYSRTMEEHEEHLRLTLSRLKEHQLYAKFKKCELRLEKVAFLGHIVSKDGVEVDPAKIEAVKSWPKPKTASEVRSFVGLAGYYRRFVEGFSKIATPLTNLTRKQQKFAWTDKCEESFQTLKDKLITTLVCVFQLTKTNL